Genomic window (Streptomyces sp. RerS4):
CCTCCCGGTCGGGCAGGAACACGCCGGCCATCACCATCATCAGCTGGGCGGAGGTGCCGAGCAGCACCGTGCGCAGGTGCAGGTTCATGCCGCCGAGGGCGTCCATCACCAGGTCGCTGGAGTGCGCGAAATGCCACTCGGCGAGCTCGACCCCGGCCGGGCCGCCGTACTTGCCGTACTCGGGCTCGTACGGCTCGTAGGACCAGGAGTTGTTGGGGCGCAGGTTCATCCGCCCGTCCGGGCCCATGAAGGCCGCCCGGTCGCCCTCGGGGAACTCGATGTCGAAGAGGGTGTTGTAGAACTCGTTGAGGAAGCCGGAGTCCACCTCGTACAGCGCGGGCCGGGCCTTCAGGAACGCCGCCACCGCCTCCTCCGCACGGCGGCGCACCTCGGCCTCGGCGTCCGGGGTGACCGGCCGCAGCCGCAGCCGTACGTGCGGTCCCTCCAGCCAGTAGTTGATGAAGAAGTGCCCGGCCAGCAGACCGTCCGCCGTCAGCGAGGCGATCAGCGGACGCACGCAATTCACGAGCAGGGGCTGCGGGTTGGCCGCGTAGAAGACGTGCATCGCCTGCCAGGCGCCGCGCGTCGGGCTCAGTTCTGACATCGGGTGCCGCCCTCCTGGGCCGAGGTGTCTGTGATGGTGGTGGTGAAGGTCTCGACGGCCAGCTCGGCGACGTGCGCGCCGCGCGCCGAATGCGTGTGCAGTGCGCCCGGGTCGGGGAGCATCTCGCGGAAGACCACCCGGTGTCCGGGATCGCGCAGCAGCGACTCGAACGCGGACAGCGACAGCGGGCTCGCGAAATCCACGTACTGCGGCTTCGCGCCGAGCGCCGAAGGACCCGCCGACACGGTGGCGAACACCCGCTCCGGCAGCCCGTGTTGACGCCGCCAGCGCTGCCACTCCAGGAAGTGGCCGGCCTCCCGGGCCCCGTGCGCCGGCAACCGCTCCACCGTGGTCGTCCAGCTGCGCCGGCTGATCACCACGTCGCCGTGCACGACACGGGGCCGCGCGTGGACCCCGCCTCGCGCCACACCCTCCGGGACGCCCGCCCACACGTCCAGCGGGGACATGGACGACGGCGACAGGAGCAGCAGCGTACGCGGCACCACGGGCAGCGCGAGCGGCACCAGGTAGCCCAGGTAGACGGGGATCACCTCGCGGCCCAGCCGCCGCGAGCGCAGCACCACCCGACCCGTGTCGGGGACGTGCTCCGCGTACAGGTCGTCCAGGCGCAGCAGCCGGTCCTCCGGCAGGGTGCCGCTCTCGCCCGGACAGACGATCTCGAACTCGACCAGTCGCCCGTGCAGGTTCAGGTTCGTGGTGACCGGACCGCCGGTGACCTCCGCGAACACGGCGCCGGGCGGGGTGGCGCGGTCGGCTCCCGCGCGCAGCTCCGCGTCGAGGCCCGATCGGCCGTCCCGGTCCTCGTAGACGTGCGTGAACCGGCTGAAGGGGAAGGACAGCCCGCCGTAGGAGCGGTTCAGCACCGTCGTCCGCTCGCCGGTGGCCGGGTCGCGGGCGAGCTGCACGTGGTGGCAGCGCGGCGCGAACCCGGGGACCACGGGCTCCAGTTCGCCCGCCACCGCGTCCAGGTCCGCTTCCGCCAGCCGCAGTTCGCCGCCGCCCGGCTCCCGGCCCGGCCGCGCGTCCGACTCCTCGTACGCCGCCCAGCGCTCCCGCATCCGGTCCACGAAGGCCCGCCGGGCCGCGTCCAGGGCCCGGATGCCGGGCAGGCCGAGCCAGTTCTCCTCCGGCACGTACTCGCCCCGCGCGTCGAAGGGGGTGCGCCGCGCCGTGAAGGACAGGTACTGGTCGAAGAAGTCCTCGTGGAAGTCGTGCACGAGACCCAACAGGTCCTCGCAGCGGCCCCCCTGCCCGTAGCGGGCCGTGAAGAAGCCCTCGAAGGTGATGCGTTGGGCGAGGGTGAGGTCGAAGGCCGGCAGGATCCGCTCCAGCGACCGCAGCGCACCGCCGTCCGCGCCCTCGCGGGCCCAGGCCGGCGGGGCGGCGGGCAGGTCACGGCCCGCGCTCACGTCCTCGTAGACCAGCGTCTGGGGCAGCGGCGCCTCGGCCGGGGCGCCCAACTCCGTCCACGCCAGGCGCAGTCCGGCCCGCAGCGCGCGCAGCAGCCCCGCGCGCTCGTCGCGCCCGGCCCGCGGGTAGCGCTCCAGCACGCGGGCGGGTTCCTCCAGCAGGCCGGCGAGGGTGTCGGCCCAGGGCCGTTCCAGCCGCGCCAGCGAACGCTGGAAGGCGCGTACGGGATCCCCGCTGTGCACCTCGGTGTCCAGGCACGGCACCCGCACCATGCCGAGCTGGAGGAGGGCGTCGACGTACGCCTCGCAGTCGGCCGGGGAGGCCCCGTGCTCGGCGGCCAGCCAGTCGACCAGCTCGTGGTGGCGCAGGTCGGGCTCCGCCCCGTCGCCGCCGCCGGCCGAGGCCGAGGAAGCCGCCGCCCGCTCCGCGAACAGGGCGAGCAGCCGGTCCAGGGTGCCGCTGCGGCGCAGGAAGAACAGCCGGTCCTTGACCGCGTCGAAGGTGACGGCGGCCCCGTCGTCACCGGCCGTCACGGACCGGCGTACGTAGCGGATCCGGTCGTCCTCCCGGCCCCAGCCCGAGGCCGGGCGCAGCGGCAGGTCCCGGCGGCGGACGGGATCGGCGAGGATCAGCTCGGCGAGCCGCGCCAACACGACCACGTTCAGCCGCACATGGCTGCTCCACGCGTCCTCGACGCGGATCGCGCCGGAGTCCGTCGCGGCGTCGCCCTCCGGGGTGAACCGGCCGGTCGCCACCCCCGTGAAGGTGCTGAAGGGGCTGGTCTTGCACGCCGTGCGGTAGAGGTACGAGAGCACCGACCGTTCGGCCTTGCGGGCCCGGCCTCCCGGCTCGGCGCCGCCCGCGGTGGCCGCCGCGTACGCGTCGAGCTGCCCTTCGAGGACCGGCGAGGCCAACAGCAGCCCGTGTCGCAGCCGTTCGTCGTCGAGCAGCTCGCGCAGAGCCGCCCGGCCGCCGCGCAGGTCCGCGGCCAGCAGCGCGTCGCCCTCGGCCAGCAGCTTCCGCGACTCCCCGACCCCGCGCAGCCATCCGGCCAGCCGCTCGACCACGGCCGCCCCGTCGGGGATGTCGGCCGGTGCGTCGGTCGGTGCGTCGGCCGGCGCCGCCACGAGGCGCAGCGCCGCCTCGGGATCGTCGGGCAACCTGCCGTTGTGGATCCGGCGCCGAAGCGCCAGCAGCTCCCGGCGCCGGGCCGCGCCCGGCCCGCCGGGCTCGGGATCGGTGGCGCCGACCGCGCGGTGCAGCGCCTCGCTCAGCCACTGCGCGTCCGCGCGCAGCGCCTCCTCGGCCGCCAGTACGTCCTCGGCCCAACGGAGGGTGGCCTCGGCGCGCAACGCGTCGGCCGAGGCCAGGGGCAGGCCGGCCACGCGCAGCATGAACCGCTCGCCCGCCCGCCACTCGGTGGTGGTCTTCATCCTGTCTTCCTGCTTCTCTCGTCGCCCGGTCAGGCGATCTCGTGGCGGAAGTCGGCCGGCCGCGGCCGTTCGTGGCCGAGCAGCATGACCAGCAGCGGGGCCTCGTCGGTGTCCGTCAGCCCCAGGTGCTCGACGTAGGAGATGTTGTCGAAGCCGAGGGCCACGCCCGCGCCCAGCCCGTGGGCGGCCGCCGTGGTGTAGAAGGTCTGCGCCACCGCGCCGATCGTGGCGCCCACCAGCCGGTACCCGCGATCACCCACCACGTCGAGGACCTTCGTGGTCCGTACGGTCGGCACCAGCACCGCGCCCGCCTGCTCCAGGTTGTAGTTGGACAGGAAATAGTTGCGCTGGAGGAACGAGCCGGGGGCGCCCGGCACGACCAGGCGCAGGGCGTGGGCGTCCGCGTCGTAGGCGTAGGTCCCGGGGGCGACGCCCTCGACGTGGTTGACGAAGGCGTACAGCGAGGTCAGCCGGGGCCCGTCGGGGCGCTCGGCCTCGCTGCCCACCGACGTGGCCGCGCAGTCGGCGAGCGCCGCCGCCAACCGGTCGGCCCCCAGCGGCCGGGTCGCGTCGAACCGTCCGAAGCTGCTGCGCCGCGCGCGCGCCGCCGCGGCCCCATCGGCGGGGTGGCGGGCGTCGGCAACGGCTCGGGCCGCCCGCCCCGGGGCGCGAACGCGGCCGCCGCGTCCAGCGCACCGGGCTTGGGACGGTCGGCGGCGCGGCCGAGGGTGGCCTCGTGGATCCGGCGCAGGGTCTCGAAGGTCAGGACCGTCCGGGAGCGCTCGGAGTCCCGGTGGCGTACGGACAACCCCGACGGTCGAACGTCGTCCGACGGCCGGCGGGCGGCGTCGTCCCACTCCAGCGGGACCACGGCGAAGATCCCCTCCTCCTCGGGAAGGACCCCGAGCAGGGAGGCGAGCCGCTCCTCGTCGAACCAGAGGGTGGGGGCGATGCGCAGACCCCGCTCCGCCGCCCACAGCCGCCAGGTCTGGATCACCGTACCGATGTCCATGCTCACGGCGTGGAAGGAGAAGCTGTTGTACTTGAACGCGTTCTGCCAGTACTTGACGCTGAGCAGCAGGTACTGGGCGTGGCCGGACGGCTCTGCCCCCTCTGCCCCCAGCGCCTCGCGGATGTCACCGGTGACGTCACCCGTCAGCAGCCGGCGCAGACCGTGCCGGTGCGGGGCGTAGTGGTACACGCCCGGGGTGAGCGGGCCGCCGGCGCCAGCCGCCCAGTACACGCCGACCGGGTACAGGCCGCCGCCGGAGGCGGTGCCCCGCGACCAGTTGGCCTGCGGGTAGTGGGGGAGAGCGGCCAGGTCGGTGTTGGCCTGGACGCCGAGCCGCCGCCCGATCAGGCCGTACGAGTCCTGCAGCATCCCGGACAGCAACGGCAGGGTGAAGCCCCCGCCGACCGGGCCCGGCTCCCCGGACGAAACGGGCGACGGCGGCTCCGGCAGCGGCAGCGTCTCGGCTCCGGGGTAGAACTTCGCCTTGCGGGGGCGATCGGCCCAGTCGGGCACGAAGTCCACGGGCTCCATCGGTATCCGGCCCCGGTGCAGGATGGCGCTCGCGTAGTCATGGGCGTGGCCCACGGGTCCTCCTCGGTTCGTGTGGACGGGTCGGTGGCCGCGTCAGGGGAAGGGATGCGGGGCGACATGGAGGTCGGCGGGCTCCAGGTCCCGTTCGCGCAACCCCGCCTCGCGCAGCGCGGTCCGCATCCGGGGCATGGCGAGCGCCCGCTGCCGCGACCAACCGAAGTCGATCGGCAGCAGCCCCGGCACCAGCACGCTCACCGTGTGCAGGCCCAGTGCCCGCTGCTCGGGCGTGGTCTGGTCGACCACCACCACGTCGAACCCCCGGGCGGCGACGGCCTCGACGCACCGCGCCAGGTCCTCGCGCACGTCGTCCGACACCGGCTGCGGGGCGGCCAGTTCGGCCACCGACCGCAGCGGCGGGTGCGGTGACGGGGAGCGCAGCAGGAAGTCGGCGTGGGCTCCCATCTCGGGCACCCCGTAGACCAGCGGATGGTCGTGCAACGCGGTCACCAGGGAGAAGTCGGCCGCCATCGCCCGCAGCCGGGTCTCCTCGCGCTCGGTGCGGCCGGGCAGGTTCACCGCGTCCGTGGCGATCTCGCACAGCGCCGAGTCCAACGCCGACTCCGGATCCAGTCCGGCGCCGGCGCCGAAGCACATCCGGCCCATGCCGCCGTCGAAGCGCTCCGCGACGGCCGTCACCACCGGGATCGGGAAGGAGATCCGCGTGTCGAAGAACCGCGCCCGGTAGCCGTAGAGGGCGAGCCGGTCGACCATCGCCCGTGTCGAGGCCCGCGTACTGGTCGTGGGGTCGATCTCCGGCAGGGGCTGTCGCCCGTACCAGGCCAGCAGGAAGGCGTCCCGCTCGACGACCTCCATCAGGCCGAAATAGGCGGCCTCGGCCAGACTCCCGCCCGAGGCACAACCGTTGGAGCTCTCCTGCACGAACCGGTTCTCCAACCCCGGCGCGTGATAGTACGTCAGCACCTCCGGCACCAGGCGCGGCGCCTGATCGCGCAGCGACCAGCCCCACACCCAGGGGATCTCCCGGTCGGGGTCGAAGGGGCGCACGCGCGGGTTGTCCCGGTAGAACTCCTCGCTGTACAGGCCGACCCGGCGCGGATCCACCGCCTGATCGGCGAACTCCCGCAAGGACCCGCGTACGCTCGTGGTCCGCGCCCGCGCGCGCATTCCCGCGTACCGCTCCAGCCCCTCCAACACCCCGACCCGGGCGCTGCGTTCGAAGGAATCGGTGTGCCCGCCCCAGAACGTCTCGCGCAGGTACTCGCCCGACCGCATCGAGAAGCACCCGATGGTCGCGGACGTGGAGGTGGAGGAGATGTCCTGCACCAGAGAGGGCCCCAGCGCCCCGCACAGCGGATTCGCGAAGGCCGCCACCTCGATCCCGTACGCCTCCACGGGACGGGTACGGAACACCCCCGGCCGGTACTTGGGCGCGGGCGCAAGCTCCGGCGCGGCCGGCGCGTCCACGGTGGGCGTCGCGCACACCGGGCACTCCGGATCGGGCACCAGCGGGTAGGCGCGCACGGCGCCGGTCCGCAGGTCCAGCGAGCGGACCACGGGGAAGACGGGGACGGCGTCGCCGACCGGGGCCGACGCCGCGAGCACGACCAGCGCGGCCAGCGCGTCCGCCGCGAAGGCGTGCGCGTACGGCCAGCCGCCCGCCGCCCGGGTGGCCCCGCCCACCTCCAGGGCGTCCCGCAACGCCACCGACCGGACGGCCTGCCAGCGCCGCTCCAGGCACCGGGCGCAGCCCGCCGCGCCGTCACCACCGCCCACGGGTCCGACCACGGCCTGGTACCCGTACAGCCGCACCGGCACGACCGGCTCCGGACGCGCGGCGTGCGGCCCCGCGGCGTGCGGTGCCTCTGCGTGCGGCCCCGCGGCGTGCGGTGCTCCGTCCGCCGGGGCGAACGCGTCGCGCACGCCCAGCACCCCCAGGGCCACGCCCGGCCCCGCCAGCTCGCTCAGCGCCCGCTCCAGCAGCGCCGTGAACCGCTCGGCGGCCGCGGCCCCGAGCCCGTCCGCCACGGTCGCGTCGACCCGTACGGACGGGCCCCGGCCGCTACGCCTCATCGCCGGACTCCCGCACGGCCGTCAGCAGCACCCGCACGGTGTGGATGCCGACCTCCGCCAGCTCCGGCGCCCCCGTCACCACCGCGTACGCGTCGAGCCCCGCGTCCCCGAGCCGCTCCAGCACCCGCGCCCACGACACGCCGGGCCCGGCCGTCACGGGCGCCGCCGCACCCGTGGCGCTCAGCGCGCGGGCGTCCAGGTCGCGCAGCAGCGGATCACCGGTGTCGGCCGGGCCGCCCGGACCCGCCCCGTCGGCCTCGTACTGCGCCGCGCCCAGCAGCTCGCGCAGCGCGGCCACGGCCGCCGTACGCCGGTCCAGGCCTTCGCCCAGCGCCCAACGCTCCCCGGAGCGGGCCAACAACACCTGCGCCCCGCTCCGTTCGCCCTCGCCCAGGTCCAGCAGCTCCGGCGACGCCATCCCGAGCCGCTCCGCCGACCGTACGAGGAAGGTCAGTTCGGCGTCGTCACCGTCGGGCGCCGGCAGCGGCACCACACCGGCCGCGGCGCCGCGCACGGCCCGCAGCAGCGCCGCGTGCCCCAGCGCCGACAGCAGTCCGGCGGCGGCCGCGTCGGCCAAGGAGGGACCGGCGCCCGCGCCGGCCCGGGTCCGCTCGAAGAGCCGGTCGGCGTTGTGCGGGCCGAACGGCCGTACCGCGCCCGCCGGAACGAGGACGGGCTCCTTCGTCAGCAGCGACACCGCCCGCTGGTACGCCGCCGGCTCGCCCGGGATCCCGGAGGCCGTCGCCAGCGCCGCCACGACCACCGGCTCACCCGCCCCGCCCCGCCCCTCGGGGCCGGCCAGGGCTCGGGCGGGCACCACGTGCTCCGCGTACACCAGCGCCGCCGCGTCGAGCGCCCGCATCCGCGCACCCGCGACGTGATGGATGTCGAACGCGGCGATCGCGCGCGATCCCGCGTGGCCGACGCCCAGTTCGACCACGCCCAGCTTCAGCGGGAGCTGCGTCAGCTCCTCGTCCGCGTACCCGGTGAACACGCCTGCCCGGGGCCGGACGATGGTGGAGCGGCGGTTCAACTCCTCGACCAGCTCGTCGGCTTCGCGGGCCGTCTCCAGGGTCGGCAGCGCGGGCGTACCCGAGGCGCCGGCGGCCGCCAGGTCCACGGCCTCGGCCGCGGGCTCCACCGGCGGGGCGCAGAACGGGCAACGGGGGTGCGGGAACAGCGGTTCGGCCGTCACGTCCAGCGAGGCCGTGTCCTGGACGAGGAGCCGCCCGGCGGTCTCGGCCGGCAGGGCACCCGAGGTCGCCCGGAACACCTCGTACCCCAGCAGGTTGCCGAGCATCGCGGCCAGCGGCCGCCCCGGCACCGACGCCGTCGGCAGCGCGGATTCCGCCAGGGCCAGGGAGCTCCACACGTCGGCGGCCCCCACACCATCGCGGGCCGCACCCATCCTGAGCGCGGCGCACGACCAACAGCCGGCCGTCCCGTGCGCCATCAGCGGGCCGACCACCGCGTCGTCGCCGTACGACCAGACGGGCAACAGCCTCCGGCCCTCGGGTATCCCGGCGCGCAGCAGCGGGAAGAGCCGCGCCGGCGCGGCCGGGCCGCCCGTCACCACGACGAAGTCGTACTGCGCCAACTGCCCCCACTCCCACGGCGCGTGGTCGGCGGGGAGGGTACGGATCTCCACCGGGCAGCCGTCGGCGCGGGCCTCGGCGGCCTCGGCCTCGACCTGCTCGGTGTCCGCGCCGGGCAGGACGCCGACGACGGCGCAGCCGTTGCGGACCAGGCTCAGCGCGCACCACCGGGCGACGGCGTCCGTGCCGAGGACGGCGACGCGGGTGTCGCGGAAGCGCAGGAAGCGGGCCTCGGCGTCGTCGGCGTAGTGGTCGGCGTAGGCGATCTGCGGGGCGAAGCGACGCGCGACGTCGGGGGAGGCGGGCGCCCGGCCGGTGGCCGCGGCCGCCTCGACCTCCTCGACGGACCGGGCGAAGTCCCGTTCGTACAGGGTCTTGACGAGTTCCCCGACCATCGCGCGCTGCGGATCGCCCATGCCCTGACAGATCTCGGCGACGGAGTACTCGCCCGTCAGGTGCGGGACGATCAGCGTGGCGAAGCGGTACGCGGTGCGGGCGGTGAGGCGGAAGCCGCCGTCGGAGTTGTGGAACAGCACCCCGTCGGGCGTCTCGGTGAAGAGCACGTCACGGCGGATGCGCGGCCGCGTCGAGGCGACGGCCTGGTAGCTGGCGTGGGACATGGAACACCTCTGGATGCGGTCTGGGTGGGGCGAGGGCGGCGTGAGGTGGGAAATGCCGGTGGTGGGGCGAGGGGTCCGGACGGGGACCGGGGTGACCGGTCCGGGCGTACGGGTCCCAGGGGCTCGGCCGCGGTGGGCCGCGGGCCGGGCGGGGTGGGTCAGGCGCAGGTGGAGGGCGCCAGGGCGGCGCTGTCGCGTTCCCGTGCCAGCCACCGCGCGCAGACCCGTAGGAAGGCGTGGATCCGGTAGGGCTGACCGGGCGGACCGTCCTCCAACATCCCCGCCTCCACGAGCTGTTCGAGGACGGTCTCGCTCCCCGCTGTGGCGAGACCTGAACCCGGGTCGAGCGCACCCAAGCGCAGGAACGCCGCCCGCGGTTCGGGCTCCAGCGCGGCGACGGCCCGGCCCAGGACCTCCGGCACCGAGAGCCGGGGATCCTCCGCGAGGGCCAGCCGGCCCGGCGGGTCCTCCGCGAGCCAGGCCGCGCAGTCGGCGATGGACAGCGCGGGCCGGGTCAGCAGTCGGCCGGCGGCGATCCGCAGCGCGAGCGGGAAGTACCCGCACACGGCGGCCAGTTCGCGCGCGGCCCGCTCCTCGGCGGCGATCCGACCGGCGCCCACGAGCCCGGACAGCAGCCCGAGGGCCTCCGCCGGTCCGAGGACGTCCAGCCGGTGGACGGCGCCGCCGTGCGTGGCGACGACCGCCGCCAGCGCGCGCCGGCTGGTCACCAGCACCGATGCGGCGCCCGTCGCGGACAGCAGCGGCAGCACCTGGCCGGCGCCGGACGCGTTGTCGAGGATCAGCAGCCGCCGCTCGCCGCCGCCGGGATCGGGCAGCAGCTTGCGGGCCTCCTCGACGTCCAGCGGGCTCCCGTCCGGGCGGGCCAGGTCCACGTCGAACACGCCGCCGGGGAAGGTCCCCTGGGCGGCGTACGCGCTCTGCCGCGCGAGCGCCGACTTGCCGATGCCGGGTGCTCCGGAGACGACGACCAGCCGGGGCCCGTCGGCGTCGGTGAGGCGCAGCGCCATGGCCCGCAGGTCGGCCTCCCGCCCGGCGAAGCCCGGCACGGGCGGGAACCCGCCGGTCGACGGCGACGGCGACGGCGACGGGGCCGTCGTCGTCAACACGGGCCGGGGCGACGGTGGTTCGACCTTCCCGGCGCGGGCGGTCGGACCGCCCAGCTCCTCGGAGCGCAGGATCGCCAGTTCGAGGCGCCGCAGGCCGGGGCCGGGGTCCACACCGAGTTCCTCGCGCAACCGGTCGCGTACCGCGCGGTATTCGGCCAGGGCCTCCGCCTGCCGGCCGGTGCGGTACAGGGCCTCGATGAGCTGCTCGGTGAAGCGCTCGCGGAGCGGATGCCGGCGCGTGGTCCCGTAGAGGTCGATCAGCACCTGGTGGCAGTTGCCGGCGGCCAGTTCGAGATCGCAGACCCGCTCCAGCACCCGCAGCCGCTCCTGCTCCAGCGCGGGCACGGCGTCCCGCTGGAGCATGCGCGAGGCCACGTTCGACAGGGGCTGTCCGTGCCACAGGGAGAGGGCCTCCCGGAGTCGGTACAGCTCCTCGCCGGTTCCGGCGGCGGCCCGCGCGCGGGCGGTCAGTAACCGGAACAGGACGAGGTCGAGGGTGTCGGTGTCGTTGCGCATGCGGTATCCGCCCGGCACCGCCTCGATGCTCGTCGCGGATATGCCGTATTTCTCGAAAAGCCGGCGCAGGCGCAGCACACACGTCTGGAGTGCCGCTCGCGCGGTGGTGGGGGGCTCCTCGTCCCAAACGGCGCGCAGGAGATAGTCGATCGAAACCACGGTGCCGGGATGAAGCAGCAGCGCGGCGAGAAGACTGGTCGGCTTGGACGGTTTGAGAACCACCGTCTCGGGGCCCTGCGCAATGCTGAGCGGCCCCAGAAGCTGGAACCGCATGAAGGTCCCCCGTGTCGGGTCACGTGTGTCGCGAGAATGTCCGCGCGGCGGGGGCGGTGCCGGGCGAGTCTCCGCGCCGGTCGTGTGCCGGCGCCGGACAGGCGCCGGATGGTCCGGACCAGTACAGAGGCTGCTCGCCGCTCCCCGTCAAGCGGTGAATGACTGGAACCCTACATAAGGGATCTTGTGAAAGTCGAGGCGTCGACACCCCTATTCACGCCACGCCGGCGGACCTCTCCTCTCCGTCACGTGCGCGCCGCGCGGAGTTACTGTCGACGCGTCAAGAACGTTCATATCTAAACGAGCCACCGAGGGAGTCTTGCCGGAGCGCGAATGGAGGAATGTGCCCGGCGATCACGTGTCGGCTGGATTTCGCGCCCCTGTGGCGGATTCCGATTCCCGAACCGGAATCCGCCGTCCTTGACCATCGGGTCCCCGATCAAACGACCAGGAGATCCGTCAACCCCCGTCGACCCCTATTCGAAACGCGTCGTGTCACCCGCGCCCCGGCGGACGATTTCCGCCTCACCGCCGGAGAAATCGATGACGGTCGTCGGCCGGGTCCCGCAGTCCCCGGAGTCGACCACCGCGTCCACCACGTGATCGAGCCGCTCCTTGATCTCCCAGCCCTGCGTCAGCGGCTCGTCCTCGTCGGGCAGGAGCAGCGTGCTGGAGACCAGCGGCTCGCCCAGCTCGGCCAGCAGCGTCTGCGTCACGTGGTGGTCGGGGATCCGGACGCCGACCGTCTTCTTCTTCGGGTGCAGCATCTGGCGCGGCACCTCCGACGTGGCCTTCAGGATGAAGGTGTAGGGACCGGGCGTGGCCGCCTTGATCGCGCGGAACACGTCGTTGTCCACGTGGACGAACTGCCCCAGCTGCGCGAAGTTCTCGCAGACCAGGGTGAAGTGGTGACGGTCGTCGAGCTCGCGGATCGACCGGATCCGGTTGAGGCCGTCACGGTTGCCCAGCCGGCACCCCAGCGCGAAGCAGGAGTCCGTCGGATACGCGATGAGGGCGCCGGCCCGGATGCTGTCGGCCACGCCGCTGATGGTGCGCCGCTGGGGGTTCTCGGGGTGCACGTCGAAGTACTTAGCCATCCGCCGAGCGTACTGCTCCGTGCGGGTTCTCTTACGGGCCCGTTCGGCGGCAGGGCCGGGTTTGTGATCATCGTTTTGGCTCCAGATCGTTTTGATGCTGCCATCGGCTGCGTCCGGCTGCCATCTGCCATCGGCTGCCATCGGCCGACATGGCCGGCATCCGGCTGCCGGCCGGCGCACGAGATCTGGGAGGGCCGCGTGGCCAAGGCGTGGAAGAGGGCGTGGAGTACGACGGCGGCGGTGACCGGCGCCCTGCTGGTCGTCG
Coding sequences:
- a CDS encoding L-threonylcarbamoyladenylate synthase, which encodes MAKYFDVHPENPQRRTISGVADSIRAGALIAYPTDSCFALGCRLGNRDGLNRIRSIRELDDRHHFTLVCENFAQLGQFVHVDNDVFRAIKAATPGPYTFILKATSEVPRQMLHPKKKTVGVRIPDHHVTQTLLAELGEPLVSSTLLLPDEDEPLTQGWEIKERLDHVVDAVVDSGDCGTRPTTVIDFSGGEAEIVRRGAGDTTRFE
- a CDS encoding TOMM precursor leader peptide-binding protein, producing the protein MRRSGRGPSVRVDATVADGLGAAAAERFTALLERALSELAGPGVALGVLGVRDAFAPADGAPHAAGPHAEAPHAAGPHAARPEPVVPVRLYGYQAVVGPVGGGDGAAGCARCLERRWQAVRSVALRDALEVGGATRAAGGWPYAHAFAADALAALVVLAASAPVGDAVPVFPVVRSLDLRTGAVRAYPLVPDPECPVCATPTVDAPAAPELAPAPKYRPGVFRTRPVEAYGIEVAAFANPLCGALGPSLVQDISSTSTSATIGCFSMRSGEYLRETFWGGHTDSFERSARVGVLEGLERYAGMRARARTTSVRGSLREFADQAVDPRRVGLYSEEFYRDNPRVRPFDPDREIPWVWGWSLRDQAPRLVPEVLTYYHAPGLENRFVQESSNGCASGGSLAEAAYFGLMEVVERDAFLLAWYGRQPLPEIDPTTSTRASTRAMVDRLALYGYRARFFDTRISFPIPVVTAVAERFDGGMGRMCFGAGAGLDPESALDSALCEIATDAVNLPGRTEREETRLRAMAADFSLVTALHDHPLVYGVPEMGAHADFLLRSPSPHPPLRSVAELAAPQPVSDDVREDLARCVEAVAARGFDVVVVDQTTPEQRALGLHTVSVLVPGLLPIDFGWSRQRALAMPRMRTALREAGLRERDLEPADLHVAPHPFP
- a CDS encoding lantibiotic dehydratase C-terminal domain-containing protein, which produces MSELSPTRGAWQAMHVFYAANPQPLLVNCVRPLIASLTADGLLAGHFFINYWLEGPHVRLRLRPVTPDAEAEVRRRAEEAVAAFLKARPALYEVDSGFLNEFYNTLFDIEFPEGDRAAFMGPDGRMNLRPNNSWSYEPYEPEYGKYGGPAGVELAEWHFAHSSDLVMDALGGMNLHLRTVLLGTSAQLMMVMAGVFLPDREELGAYLDRYYRFWHQAFPGTGFIGSAEYDRTYEQTAPGLGRRFTAVLEALDSGETGRLPGFLAGWAEHCRELRERAVALAADGQLVFRSWDGTRDEGVSDPAVALPLLLSPYMHMTNNRLHVTIRDEAYLAHLLGRVLREHLGVAPGPSAPAEAAEGARDGAGPAGVRRS
- a CDS encoding TOMM precursor leader peptide-binding protein translates to MSHASYQAVASTRPRIRRDVLFTETPDGVLFHNSDGGFRLTARTAYRFATLIVPHLTGEYSVAEICQGMGDPQRAMVGELVKTLYERDFARSVEEVEAAAATGRAPASPDVARRFAPQIAYADHYADDAEARFLRFRDTRVAVLGTDAVARWCALSLVRNGCAVVGVLPGADTEQVEAEAAEARADGCPVEIRTLPADHAPWEWGQLAQYDFVVVTGGPAAPARLFPLLRAGIPEGRRLLPVWSYGDDAVVGPLMAHGTAGCWSCAALRMGAARDGVGAADVWSSLALAESALPTASVPGRPLAAMLGNLLGYEVFRATSGALPAETAGRLLVQDTASLDVTAEPLFPHPRCPFCAPPVEPAAEAVDLAAAGASGTPALPTLETAREADELVEELNRRSTIVRPRAGVFTGYADEELTQLPLKLGVVELGVGHAGSRAIAAFDIHHVAGARMRALDAAALVYAEHVVPARALAGPEGRGGAGEPVVVAALATASGIPGEPAAYQRAVSLLTKEPVLVPAGAVRPFGPHNADRLFERTRAGAGAGPSLADAAAAGLLSALGHAALLRAVRGAAAGVVPLPAPDGDDAELTFLVRSAERLGMASPELLDLGEGERSGAQVLLARSGERWALGEGLDRRTAAVAALRELLGAAQYEADGAGPGGPADTGDPLLRDLDARALSATGAAAPVTAGPGVSWARVLERLGDAGLDAYAVVTGAPELAEVGIHTVRVLLTAVRESGDEA
- a CDS encoding lantibiotic dehydratase: MKTTTEWRAGERFMLRVAGLPLASADALRAEATLRWAEDVLAAEEALRADAQWLSEALHRAVGATDPEPGGPGAARRRELLALRRRIHNGRLPDDPEAALRLVAAPADAPTDAPADIPDGAAVVERLAGWLRGVGESRKLLAEGDALLAADLRGGRAALRELLDDERLRHGLLLASPVLEGQLDAYAAATAGGAEPGGRARKAERSVLSYLYRTACKTSPFSTFTGVATGRFTPEGDAATDSGAIRVEDAWSSHVRLNVVVLARLAELILADPVRRRDLPLRPASGWGREDDRIRYVRRSVTAGDDGAAVTFDAVKDRLFFLRRSGTLDRLLALFAERAAASSASAGGGDGAEPDLRHHELVDWLAAEHGASPADCEAYVDALLQLGMVRVPCLDTEVHSGDPVRAFQRSLARLERPWADTLAGLLEEPARVLERYPRAGRDERAGLLRALRAGLRLAWTELGAPAEAPLPQTLVYEDVSAGRDLPAAPPAWAREGADGGALRSLERILPAFDLTLAQRITFEGFFTARYGQGGRCEDLLGLVHDFHEDFFDQYLSFTARRTPFDARGEYVPEENWLGLPGIRALDAARRAFVDRMRERWAAYEESDARPGREPGGGELRLAEADLDAVAGELEPVVPGFAPRCHHVQLARDPATGERTTVLNRSYGGLSFPFSRFTHVYEDRDGRSGLDAELRAGADRATPPGAVFAEVTGGPVTTNLNLHGRLVEFEIVCPGESGTLPEDRLLRLDDLYAEHVPDTGRVVLRSRRLGREVIPVYLGYLVPLALPVVPRTLLLLSPSSMSPLDVWAGVPEGVARGGVHARPRVVHGDVVISRRSWTTTVERLPAHGAREAGHFLEWQRWRRQHGLPERVFATVSAGPSALGAKPQYVDFASPLSLSAFESLLRDPGHRVVFREMLPDPGALHTHSARGAHVAELAVETFTTTITDTSAQEGGTRCQN